A single Silvibacterium dinghuense DNA region contains:
- the cobS gene encoding adenosylcobinamide-GDP ribazoletransferase has translation MNPRAQMRRVQPRRTWFDLLSAVQFLTRLRVPTPPYEQDSLARAVKFFPLVGLLIGSGSAALDRALTPHLPALVVALLVVVYMIAITGCLHEDGLADAADGFGGGWDREKVLAIMRDSRIGTYGAVAVVLSVLARVLLIASLPQTHVSAYLLVAPVLSRWTTLPLSFILPPARNSSADQVDGQGARIARLTTSGSLVIGSVLSLVMAIALLRSHALAPVLASLVMTLVTALYYRYRIGGITGDCFGATNQLTEIAVYLCGVWI, from the coding sequence GTGAATCCGCGGGCGCAGATGCGGCGCGTGCAGCCTCGGCGTACATGGTTCGATCTGCTCTCGGCCGTGCAGTTCCTTACTCGGCTAAGGGTGCCGACGCCTCCCTACGAGCAGGATTCGCTGGCGCGCGCCGTGAAGTTCTTTCCTCTGGTGGGGTTGTTGATTGGATCGGGCAGTGCAGCTCTTGATCGCGCGCTCACACCGCATCTGCCTGCGCTGGTGGTGGCACTGCTTGTGGTCGTGTACATGATCGCGATCACTGGTTGCCTGCATGAAGACGGGCTTGCCGACGCAGCCGATGGCTTCGGCGGCGGATGGGATCGCGAAAAGGTGTTGGCGATCATGCGCGACAGCCGCATCGGCACGTATGGTGCGGTGGCGGTGGTGCTGAGTGTGCTGGCTCGTGTGCTTCTTATTGCTTCGCTGCCGCAGACCCATGTGAGTGCCTATCTGCTGGTAGCTCCGGTGCTGAGCCGGTGGACGACATTGCCGCTCAGCTTCATTCTTCCCCCGGCTCGAAACAGCAGCGCAGACCAGGTGGACGGGCAAGGGGCGCGCATTGCCCGGCTTACGACATCCGGTAGCCTTGTGATCGGCAGCGTGCTCAGCCTCGTGATGGCAATTGCGTTGTTACGCTCTCATGCTCTGGCTCCGGTGCTTGCGAGTCTCGTCATGACGCTCGTGACCGCGCTTTATTATCGGTACCGTATCGGCGGCATTACGGGTGACTGCTTCGGAGCGACCAACCAGCTCACCGAGATCGCGGTGTATCTCTGTGGGGTGTGGATTTAG